The genomic interval AATTGAACGGTATCCTTCAGGTGCCCTGTTGCAAGGAGAGGAATCAAGTATCCCTCCGCACTCAGGAGAACTGCAACGAGAAATTTTCATCACGTATGCTTGAGCCAGGGGTTCATGCCCGATTCTATCCTGTTTTTGGGGGATCCGTGGGCGTCAGTCCCCCGGTGGAGAATGTGGGGAAGGCGGGTGGTTCACACCCTTTGCCAGAGAATCCGGGGGAACATCTACCCGAACATGAGATTTCTCCATAACCAAATGAACACGAGTTTTGGGATGACCTCATAGTCTCCGGCACAGGCGTGCCAGAACAGGAATCCTACAGAACCAAAAAACGGCAGAACCAGGTGTCCCGGAGTTCGGGTCGTCAGAAAAAGAATGGTCGGGAAAATGGGATGTGTTCCTGCTCTTCCCTATTCCCTGTTGAAGGTCAGGCCCCGTGCCCGTTTATCTGTTCGAGCACCTTTGCCATGTCGACCCAGATGATCAGGTTCTTGACGTCCTCATTCTCTGCCGTCCTGTCTGTCACCTTGATGATCCCCTTCACGTAGGCATCGCGTGCAAGGGACTCATCCATCTTCTCGACCTCATCCTCGGAGACCTGCATCACTGCGAGGACGTCGTCGACGATGATCCCGACATTTGACCCGCCGGCGGCCTCTGGTACGAGGATGATGATCTTCTGGTGCTCCCGCCTCTCCCCCTCGGGGATGCCAAGGATGGTGGAGAGGTTCAGGACGGTCGTGATCTCACCTCTCAGGTTGATGATCCCGGCGATGTGCGAGGGTGCCCTGGGTACCGGGGTGATCGGCACCATCTCGACGATCTCGCGGGCGAGCGCGATGTCGAGGGCATAGCGCTCCCCGGCAAACTCGAATTCCACTACATCTACGTTTGCCACGTTTCTTCACCTTATGCCAGTTTGAAGTGGTCGAGAGTGCCTTTCATCTCCGCCGCCACGGTTGCGACTTCCTGTGCGCCGCTGCCGACCTCTTCGGCGGATGCCGAGACCTCCTCGGCAAGCGCGGCCATGTCCTCGATCGTCGACATGGTTTCCTTGGTCTTGGTGGTCGTTCTGTCCATTCTTTCCATCACCTTGTTCGTCGAGGTCGCCTGGTCCTCGGTCGCCTTGGCGATCTCGGAGACGCTTCCGTGCGCCTCCTTGGAGGCGGCGATGATACGGTTCAGGGCCCCGATCGTCCGGTCCACGCTCTCGATCCCGGCGCGGATCTCGTCGAAGGCGGCCTGGAGATCTTTTGCAGTCTTCTCGCTCTTGGTCTGGATGGAGGAGATGAGGTCTTCGATGTTGTTGGTGGCGTTCTTCGACTCCCCGGCGAGGTTTCTGACCTCGCCTGCGACGACAGCGAAGCCCCGCCCATGTTCGCCTGCCCGTGCCGCCTCGATCGCGGCGTTCAGGGCGAGGAGGTTGGTCTGGTTGGAAATATCGTTGATGAGCTTCACGATCTTGGAGATCTCGCGCATCTCCTCGTTCAGCCG from Methanofollis sp. carries:
- a CDS encoding chemotaxis protein CheW codes for the protein MANVDVVEFEFAGERYALDIALAREIVEMVPITPVPRAPSHIAGIINLRGEITTVLNLSTILGIPEGERREHQKIIILVPEAAGGSNVGIIVDDVLAVMQVSEDEVEKMDESLARDAYVKGIIKVTDRTAENEDVKNLIIWVDMAKVLEQINGHGA